The Paracoccus liaowanqingii genome window below encodes:
- a CDS encoding SDR family oxidoreductase: MVDLQGKVVLITGASRGIGAAAARAFAAAGAHVGAMARTEAAVSDLAHEIGGTAICGDVARALDLERAVAVLHDRFGRLDVLVNNAGLIGPIADLAAVDPEAWGQAIDVNLKGVFHGMRAALPVMRAGGGGTILTVGSGAAHAPQIGWSAYCAGKAGALMLTRALDHEARAEGIRAISLSPGTVATDMQRTIRASGINPVSQIDWSVHIPPEWPARTLVWMCTPAADSFLGSEISLRDEAIRRKVGLG, translated from the coding sequence ATGGTCGATCTTCAGGGAAAGGTGGTGCTGATCACCGGGGCAAGCCGCGGCATCGGCGCCGCCGCAGCCCGCGCCTTCGCCGCGGCGGGCGCCCATGTCGGCGCCATGGCGCGGACCGAGGCGGCGGTGTCGGACCTGGCCCATGAGATCGGCGGCACGGCGATCTGCGGCGATGTGGCGCGGGCCTTGGACCTGGAGCGCGCGGTGGCCGTCCTGCACGACCGCTTCGGGCGGCTGGACGTGCTGGTGAACAATGCGGGCCTGATCGGACCCATCGCGGATCTGGCGGCCGTCGATCCCGAGGCGTGGGGGCAGGCCATCGACGTCAACCTCAAGGGCGTCTTTCACGGGATGCGCGCGGCGCTGCCGGTCATGCGGGCGGGCGGGGGCGGGACGATCCTGACCGTGGGTTCGGGCGCGGCCCATGCCCCGCAGATCGGGTGGAGCGCCTACTGCGCCGGCAAGGCGGGCGCCCTGATGCTGACCCGCGCGCTGGACCACGAGGCGCGCGCCGAGGGCATCCGCGCCATCAGCCTGTCGCCCGGTACGGTGGCCACCGACATGCAGCGGACGATCCGCGCCAGCGGCATCAACCCGGTCAGCCAGATCGACTGGTCGGTCCACATCCCGCCCGAATGGCCCGCGCGCACGCTGGTCTGGATGTGCACCCCTGCGGCGGACAGCTTCCTCGGCTCCGAGATCTCCCTGCGCGACGAAGCGATCCGCCGGAAGGTGGGGCTGGGGTGA
- a CDS encoding winged helix-turn-helix transcriptional regulator, which translates to MQATGPDQDWREDCAPRRVMELFSTKWTSMILHTLQARHAGAARTGVLQRSLPGISKKMLVQTLREMEASGLLTRHVERVVPPAVEYRLTPLGHRFVGLVDLVYGWGRDNADALDQLQERATSRRRGDGADPAP; encoded by the coding sequence ATGCAGGCCACCGGCCCCGATCAGGACTGGCGCGAGGATTGCGCGCCCCGCCGCGTGATGGAGCTGTTCTCGACCAAATGGACCAGCATGATCCTGCACACGCTGCAGGCCCGCCACGCAGGCGCCGCGCGCACCGGGGTGCTGCAGCGCAGCCTGCCGGGCATTTCCAAGAAGATGCTGGTCCAGACCCTGCGCGAGATGGAGGCCAGCGGCCTTCTGACCCGCCATGTCGAACGGGTGGTGCCGCCGGCGGTCGAATACCGGCTGACGCCCCTGGGCCACCGCTTCGTGGGTCTGGTCGATCTGGTCTATGGCTGGGGGCGCGACAATGCCGACGCACTGGACCAGCTGCAGGAACGGGCGACCTCGCGGCGGCGCGGCGACGGGGCCGACCCTGCGCCCTGA
- a CDS encoding glutamine amidotransferase-related protein — translation MPLRVLIVASETPSQRSTRRRSAGTSSDESYARTLRGLRDDLSVDSLSCVDGGDAELPDLSRYDGVFFAGSPIQMHEDTPETRAAARFMAGVFQAGVPSFGSCAGLQIAAVAAGGATGPRTSGTEAAFARNITMTDAGRTHPLLQGRPAVWSAPAMHSSVVTTLPPGAVLLARNADTPVEAVEIRHGAGLFWGVQYHPEITLAEIAASLRRQAQNLVDEGLARDSAAIEDHAARLEALNDDPHRRDLAWQLGLDAEVTDAARRTLELRNFLAMITERSTAMA, via the coding sequence GTGCCCCTTCGCGTCCTGATCGTCGCCAGCGAGACCCCCTCCCAACGCAGCACCCGGCGCCGATCCGCGGGCACCTCCTCGGACGAAAGCTATGCCCGGACCCTGCGCGGGCTGCGGGACGACCTGTCGGTGGACAGCCTGTCCTGCGTCGACGGCGGCGATGCCGAGCTGCCCGATCTGTCCCGCTACGACGGCGTCTTCTTCGCCGGATCGCCGATCCAGATGCACGAGGACACGCCCGAGACGCGGGCGGCGGCGCGCTTCATGGCGGGGGTGTTCCAGGCCGGGGTGCCGTCCTTCGGATCCTGCGCGGGCCTGCAGATCGCGGCGGTGGCGGCGGGGGGCGCGACCGGGCCCCGCACCAGCGGGACCGAGGCCGCCTTCGCGCGCAACATCACCATGACGGATGCCGGCCGGACCCATCCGCTGCTGCAGGGCCGCCCTGCGGTCTGGTCCGCCCCGGCCATGCATTCCAGCGTGGTGACGACCCTGCCCCCCGGCGCCGTCCTTCTGGCGCGCAACGCCGACACCCCGGTCGAGGCGGTCGAGATCCGGCATGGCGCGGGTCTGTTCTGGGGCGTGCAGTACCACCCCGAGATCACCTTGGCCGAGATCGCCGCCTCGCTGCGCCGACAGGCGCAGAACCTGGTCGACGAGGGTCTGGCGCGCGACAGCGCCGCGATCGAGGATCACGCCGCCCGGCTGGAGGCGCTGAACGACGACCCCCACCGCCGCGACCTTGCCTGGCAGCTGGGACTGGACGCCGAGGTGACGGATGCCGCGCGGCGGACGCTGGAACTGCGCAACTTCCTGGCCATGATCACCGAACGCTCGACCGCGATGGCGTGA